The Anoxybacillus flavithermus genome has a segment encoding these proteins:
- a CDS encoding arginine decarboxylase, giving the protein MSQYETPLFTGLLEHIKKNPIQFHIPGHKKGAGMDEQFRSFIGENALAIDLINIGPLDDLHQPKGMIKRAQELAAEAFGADYTFFSVQGTSGAIMTMVMSVAGPGDKIIVPRNVHKSVMSAIVFSGATPIFVHPEIDKELGISHGITPEAVEAALKQHPDAKGVLVINPTYFGIAGDLKRIVDIAHAYGVPVLVDEAHGVHIHFHEELPLSAMQAGADMAATSVHKLGGSMTQSSILNVKEGLVSPKRVQAILSMLTTTSTSYLLLASLDVARKRLATQGHELAEQAIRLANETRKQINDIDYLYCVGKEILGTEATFDYDPTKLIISVKELGLTGYDVEKWLRERYNIEVELSDLYNILCIITPGDTEQETSVLVDALRHLSNEFRHQAEVGKKAEVILPDIPVLALTPRDAFYAETEVVPFDESAGRIIAEFVMVYPPGIPIFIPGEIITEENLNYIRKNIEVGLPVQGPEDDTLRTLRVIKEHQK; this is encoded by the coding sequence TTGTCACAGTATGAAACACCGTTATTTACCGGACTGTTAGAGCATATAAAGAAAAATCCGATTCAATTTCATATTCCTGGTCATAAAAAAGGAGCAGGCATGGACGAGCAGTTTCGCTCTTTTATTGGAGAAAATGCGTTAGCGATCGATTTAATTAATATCGGTCCGCTTGATGATTTACATCAGCCAAAAGGAATGATTAAACGCGCCCAAGAGCTTGCGGCGGAAGCGTTCGGGGCGGACTATACGTTTTTCTCTGTGCAAGGAACGAGCGGCGCGATTATGACGATGGTCATGTCTGTCGCAGGACCGGGCGATAAAATTATCGTTCCGCGCAACGTGCATAAATCCGTTATGTCTGCCATCGTCTTTTCGGGAGCGACACCGATTTTCGTCCATCCTGAAATTGATAAAGAGCTTGGCATTTCACACGGCATTACGCCAGAAGCGGTGGAAGCGGCGTTAAAGCAACATCCCGACGCCAAAGGGGTGCTCGTCATTAACCCGACGTATTTCGGCATTGCGGGCGACTTAAAGCGCATCGTTGATATTGCGCACGCATACGGCGTTCCTGTTCTTGTTGACGAGGCGCACGGTGTGCACATTCACTTTCATGAGGAGTTGCCGCTATCAGCGATGCAAGCAGGGGCAGATATGGCAGCGACGAGCGTGCATAAACTAGGCGGGTCGATGACGCAAAGCTCCATTTTAAACGTGAAAGAAGGACTTGTGTCACCGAAGCGCGTGCAAGCGATTTTAAGTATGTTAACGACGACATCGACGTCTTATTTGTTGCTTGCTTCGCTCGATGTGGCGCGCAAACGGCTTGCGACACAAGGACATGAGCTCGCCGAACAAGCGATTCGCCTGGCAAATGAAACGCGCAAGCAAATTAACGATATCGACTATTTATATTGCGTCGGAAAAGAAATTCTCGGTACAGAAGCAACGTTTGATTACGATCCGACAAAGCTCATTATTTCAGTCAAAGAGCTCGGACTTACTGGCTATGACGTGGAAAAATGGCTTCGTGAACGCTACAATATTGAAGTCGAATTGTCTGATTTATATAACATTTTATGCATTATTACACCGGGCGATACGGAGCAGGAAACGAGCGTATTAGTTGATGCGCTTCGTCATTTATCGAACGAATTTCGTCATCAAGCAGAAGTCGGCAAAAAGGCGGAAGTGATTTTACCAGATATTCCTGTTCTTGCGCTCACCCCGCGCGATGCGTTTTATGCAGAAACGGAAGTCGTGCCGTTTGATGAATCGGCAGGGCGCATTATCGCGGAGTTTGTGATGGTATATCCACCTGGCATCCCGATTTTTATTCCGGGCGAAATTATTACGGAAGAAAATTTAAATTACATTCGCAAAAATATCGAAGTCGGCTTGCCTGTTCAAGGTCCAGAAGACGATACGTTGCGAACGTTGCGCGTCATTAAAGAACATCAAAAATGA
- a CDS encoding GapA-binding peptide SR1P, whose protein sequence is MGTIVCQTCNATIDHFEDEKVTVLYGQCCTCDCEDEE, encoded by the coding sequence ATGGGTACAATTGTATGCCAAACATGCAATGCGACAATCGATCATTTTGAAGATGAAAAAGTAACGGTATTGTACGGTCAATGTTGCACATGCGATTGTGAAGACGAGGAATAA
- a CDS encoding dihydrolipoyl dehydrogenase, protein MVVGDFAIETETLVVGAGPGGYVAAIRAAQLGQKVTIVEKGNLGGVCLNVGCIPSKALISAGHRYEIATHSQDMGIFAENVKVDFSKVQEWKAGVVKKLTGGVEGLLKGNKVEIVRGEAYFVDENTVRVMTENSAQTYKFKNAIIATGSRPIELPTFKFSKRVLDSTGALNLPDIPKSMVVIGGGYIGTELGTAYANFGTKITILEGADEILSGFEKQMSAVVRRRLKKKGVDVFTNALAKGVEEREDGVTVTFEVNGETKTIDAEYVLVTVGRRPNTEEMGLEQIGIKMTERGLIEIDKQCRTSVPNIYAIGDVVAGPPLAHKASYEGKIAAEAIAGHPSEIDYLAIPAVVFSDPECASVGYFEKQAIEEGIDVITAKFPFGANGRALALNETDGFLKLVLTKDDGVIIGAQIVGPNASDMIAELGLAIEAGMTAEDIAMTIHAHPTLGEITMEAAEVALGSPIHIINK, encoded by the coding sequence ATGGTAGTAGGCGATTTCGCAATTGAAACAGAAACTCTCGTCGTCGGTGCAGGTCCCGGCGGTTACGTCGCAGCGATTCGTGCGGCGCAACTCGGCCAAAAAGTAACGATCGTTGAAAAAGGAAACCTTGGTGGAGTGTGCTTAAACGTTGGATGTATTCCATCAAAAGCGCTCATCTCTGCCGGTCATCGTTACGAAATTGCAACACATTCACAAGATATGGGTATTTTTGCGGAAAACGTAAAAGTTGACTTTTCAAAAGTGCAAGAATGGAAAGCTGGCGTCGTGAAAAAATTAACGGGCGGCGTCGAAGGCTTATTAAAAGGAAATAAAGTCGAGATCGTGCGCGGCGAAGCGTATTTCGTGGACGAAAATACCGTTCGCGTCATGACAGAAAATAGCGCGCAAACGTACAAATTTAAAAACGCTATTATCGCAACAGGTTCTCGCCCAATCGAGTTGCCAACGTTTAAATTTTCAAAGCGCGTGCTTGACTCGACAGGCGCATTAAACTTACCTGACATTCCAAAATCGATGGTCGTCATCGGCGGCGGTTACATCGGTACAGAATTAGGCACAGCATACGCAAACTTCGGAACGAAAATTACGATTTTAGAAGGTGCGGATGAAATTTTATCTGGCTTTGAAAAGCAAATGAGCGCTGTTGTTCGTCGTCGCTTAAAGAAAAAAGGAGTAGACGTCTTTACAAACGCGCTTGCGAAAGGTGTCGAAGAGCGTGAAGACGGCGTAACGGTCACATTTGAAGTAAACGGCGAAACGAAAACAATTGATGCCGAATACGTGCTTGTCACTGTTGGTCGCCGTCCGAACACAGAAGAAATGGGACTTGAACAAATTGGCATCAAAATGACAGAACGCGGCTTAATTGAAATCGACAAACAATGCCGCACGAGCGTACCGAACATTTACGCGATTGGTGACGTCGTTGCAGGTCCACCGCTTGCGCATAAAGCATCATACGAAGGAAAAATTGCTGCAGAAGCGATCGCTGGTCATCCGTCTGAAATTGACTACTTAGCGATTCCGGCTGTCGTCTTCTCTGACCCTGAATGCGCGTCTGTCGGTTACTTTGAAAAACAAGCGATCGAGGAAGGCATTGACGTCATTACCGCAAAATTCCCGTTCGGTGCAAACGGCCGTGCCCTTGCGTTAAACGAAACAGACGGCTTCTTAAAACTCGTCTTAACGAAAGACGATGGTGTCATTATCGGTGCGCAAATCGTCGGTCCAAACGCATCGGATATGATCGCAGAGCTTGGTTTGGCGATCGAAGCAGGCATGACAGCTGAAGATATTGCGATGACAATCCATGCGCATCCAACGCTTGGTGAAATTACAATGGAAGCAGCTGAAGTGGCGCTCGGCAGCCCAATTCATATTATTAACAAATAA
- a CDS encoding branched-chain alpha-keto acid dehydrogenase subunit E2, protein MAFEFKLPDIGEGIHEGEIVKWFVKPGDEVNEDDVLCEVQNDKAVVEIPSPVKGKVLEILVSEGTVATVGQTLIKFDAPGYENLKFKGDHGDEPKVEEKKEEVKQEQPAQEQPAQAQPKKRVIAMPSVRKYAREKGVDIRLVQGTGKNGRVLKQDIDAYLAGGAAPQTEAKAPQAETVAPAQEQKAAPTAQPVVLEGEFPETREKMSGIRRAIAKAMVNSKHTAPHVTLMDEVDVTKLVAHRKKFKDVAAQKGIKLTFLPYVVKALTSALREYPALNTSIDDATEEIVHKHYYNIGIAADTDKGLLVPVVKHADRKSIFAIAKEINELATKAREGKLMPNEMKGATCTITNIGSAGGQWFTPVINHPEVAILGIGRISEKPIVRDGEIVIAPVLALSLSFDHRMIDGATAQNALNHIKRLLNDPELLLMEA, encoded by the coding sequence ATGGCATTTGAATTTAAATTACCGGATATCGGTGAAGGAATTCACGAAGGTGAAATTGTCAAATGGTTTGTGAAACCGGGCGATGAAGTAAACGAAGACGACGTACTTTGCGAAGTGCAAAACGATAAAGCTGTTGTCGAAATTCCATCTCCAGTTAAAGGGAAAGTATTAGAAATTTTAGTGAGCGAAGGAACAGTTGCGACGGTCGGTCAAACGTTAATTAAATTTGATGCACCAGGATACGAAAACTTAAAATTTAAAGGCGATCATGGCGATGAGCCAAAAGTAGAAGAAAAGAAAGAAGAAGTAAAACAAGAGCAACCAGCTCAAGAGCAACCAGCTCAAGCGCAACCGAAAAAACGCGTCATCGCGATGCCGTCTGTGCGCAAATATGCGCGTGAAAAAGGTGTCGACATTCGCCTCGTGCAAGGAACAGGCAAAAATGGTCGCGTGTTAAAACAAGATATCGATGCGTACTTAGCAGGCGGTGCAGCACCACAAACAGAAGCAAAAGCACCACAAGCGGAAACAGTTGCGCCAGCGCAAGAACAAAAAGCAGCGCCAACAGCTCAACCAGTTGTGCTCGAAGGCGAGTTCCCAGAAACACGCGAGAAAATGAGCGGCATTCGTCGCGCGATCGCCAAAGCGATGGTGAACTCGAAACATACCGCACCACACGTTACATTAATGGACGAAGTCGATGTGACAAAACTTGTTGCGCATCGTAAGAAATTTAAAGATGTAGCAGCGCAAAAAGGCATTAAGTTAACGTTCTTACCGTACGTCGTTAAAGCGTTAACGTCTGCGCTTCGCGAATATCCAGCGCTCAACACATCCATCGATGATGCGACAGAAGAAATCGTTCATAAACATTACTACAACATCGGAATTGCAGCGGACACAGATAAAGGCTTGCTCGTTCCGGTTGTGAAACATGCCGACCGCAAATCGATTTTTGCGATCGCCAAAGAAATTAACGAGCTTGCAACAAAAGCGCGCGAAGGCAAATTAATGCCAAACGAAATGAAAGGTGCAACATGCACAATTACAAACATCGGTTCAGCAGGCGGTCAATGGTTTACACCAGTCATTAACCATCCAGAAGTAGCGATTTTAGGTATCGGCCGCATTTCAGAAAAACCGATCGTGCGCGATGGTGAAATTGTGATCGCTCCAGTCTTAGCGTTGTCGTTAAGCTTCGACCACCGCATGATCGACGGTGCAACTGCACAAAATGCGTTAAATCACATAAAACGTTTATTAAACGATCCTGAATTATTATTAATGGAGGCGTAA